Proteins encoded by one window of Blautia argi:
- the asnB gene encoding asparagine synthase B — MCSIMGYCGQEADLDKFKQGFDQTISRGPDDSRIIDTGNGLLGFHRLAIMGLTPSGMQPFQMGSSYVVCNGEIYGFEKIKEDLSCRYSFVSDSDCEILLPLYKEYGTDMFAMLDAEFALILYDGEKGEYIAARDPIGIRPLYYGYDEKGVILFASEAKNLVGLTNKIMPFPPGYYYKNGSFTCYCDIAETEDVCRDDLETVCRKIHDLLIAGVKKRLVADAKVGFLLSGGLDSSLVCAIAAKESTTPIRTFAIGMTEDAIDLKYARQTAKYIGSEHTEVYMTPEEVIDTLEEVIRILGTYDITTIRASVGMYLVCKAIHEQTDIRVLLTGEISDELFGYKYTDFAPNAEAFQTESKKRIRELHMYDVLRADRCISVNSLEARVPFGDLDFVKYVMAADPGLKLNTYGKGKYLLRHAFEQDGYLPEEILWREKAAFSDAVGHSMVDYLKEYAESRYTDFEFQERCEKYTHARPFTKESLLYREIFERYYPGQAEMIADFWMPNKEWEGCNVNDPSARVLLNYGDSGK; from the coding sequence ATGTGTTCGATTATGGGATATTGCGGCCAAGAAGCCGATTTAGATAAATTTAAACAAGGTTTTGACCAAACCATTTCCAGAGGTCCGGATGACAGCCGGATTATTGATACGGGAAATGGTCTTCTTGGGTTTCACAGGCTGGCCATTATGGGGCTGACACCGTCCGGGATGCAGCCTTTCCAGATGGGCAGCAGTTATGTAGTCTGCAATGGGGAGATTTATGGATTTGAGAAAATAAAAGAAGATTTGTCCTGCCGTTATTCCTTTGTAAGTGATTCGGACTGTGAAATTCTTTTGCCGCTGTATAAGGAATACGGTACAGATATGTTTGCCATGCTGGATGCAGAATTTGCTTTGATTCTCTATGATGGGGAAAAAGGGGAATATATTGCCGCCAGAGATCCCATTGGAATACGTCCTCTTTATTATGGATACGACGAAAAAGGTGTGATTCTGTTTGCCAGCGAAGCCAAAAATCTGGTAGGGTTAACGAACAAAATCATGCCCTTTCCGCCTGGATACTATTATAAAAATGGCAGCTTTACCTGCTACTGCGATATTGCAGAAACCGAAGATGTATGCCGGGATGATCTGGAAACTGTATGCCGGAAGATTCATGATCTGCTCATAGCAGGGGTAAAAAAACGCCTTGTAGCAGATGCTAAGGTGGGATTTCTTCTATCCGGCGGACTGGATTCGTCTCTCGTCTGCGCCATTGCGGCAAAAGAAAGCACAACCCCCATCCGTACCTTTGCCATTGGTATGACGGAAGATGCCATTGACTTAAAGTATGCCAGGCAGACAGCGAAGTATATTGGCAGTGAGCATACAGAGGTTTATATGACACCGGAGGAAGTTATTGATACACTGGAAGAAGTAATCCGGATTCTGGGAACCTATGATATCACCACCATACGTGCATCGGTGGGCATGTATCTGGTCTGCAAAGCCATTCATGAGCAGACAGACATTCGTGTACTGCTTACCGGAGAAATTTCCGATGAATTATTTGGCTATAAATATACAGATTTTGCACCGAATGCGGAAGCTTTTCAGACAGAATCCAAAAAAAGGATCAGGGAATTGCATATGTATGATGTGCTTCGTGCAGATCGATGTATTTCTGTAAACTCTTTGGAAGCAAGAGTTCCATTTGGTGATTTAGACTTTGTAAAATATGTGATGGCGGCAGATCCGGGATTAAAGCTTAACACTTACGGAAAAGGAAAATATCTGCTCCGTCATGCGTTTGAACAGGACGGTTACTTGCCGGAAGAAATTCTATGGAGAGAAAAAGCAGCCTTTTCCGATGCAGTAGGGCATTCCATGGTTGATTATCTGAAGGAATACGCAGAAAGCAGATATACTGATTTCGAGTTCCAAGAAAGATGCGAAAAATATACCCATGCCAGACCATTTACGAAAGAGTCCTTATTGTACAGAGAGATTTTTGAGAGATATTATCCGGGACAGGCTGAGATGATTGCAGATTTCTGGATGCCAAACAAAGAATGGGAAGGATGTAATGTGAATGATCCTTCGGCAAGGGTACTTTTGAATTATGGTGATAGTGGAAAATAA